In Papio anubis isolate 15944 chromosome 20, Panubis1.0, whole genome shotgun sequence, a single window of DNA contains:
- the SLC27A5 gene encoding bile acyl-CoA synthetase isoform X2 yields MGVRRRLALLLLLLLLLWGLGQPVWTVAVALTLRWLLGDPTCCVLLGLAMLARPWLSPWVPHGLSLAAAALALTLLPARPPPGLRWLPADVVFLAKLLHVGLKIRACLSRQPPDTFVDAFERRARAQSGRAVLVWTGPGVGSVTLGELDARACQAAWALKAEMGGRASLCAGEPAALLVLASQAVPALCLWLGLAKLGCPTAWINPHSRGMPLVHSVLSSGARVLVVDPDLRESLEEILPKLQAENIRCFYLSHTSPTPGVGALGAALDAAPSHPVPADLRAGITWRSPALFIYTSGTTGLPKPAILTHERVLQMSKMLSLFGATADDVVYMVLPLYHVMGLVVGILGCLELGATCVLAPKFSASCFWDDCRQHGVTVILYVGELLRYLCNMPQQPEDRTHTVRMAMGNGLRADVWEAFQQRFGPIRIWEIYGSTEGNMGLVNYVGRRGALGKMNCLLRMLSPFELVQFDMEAEEPVRDNQGFCISVGLGEPGLLLTKVVSHQPFVGYRGPRELSERKLVRNVRQSGDVYYNTGDVLAMDREGFLYFRDRLGDTFRWKGENVSTHEVEGVLSQVDFLQQVNVYGVCVPGRRGGHEHVQIDEDPAGARRLQRGDRG; encoded by the exons atggGTGTCAGGCGACGGTTggccttgctgctgctgctgctgctcctgctctgGGGCCTAGGACAGCCAGTGTGGACAGTGGCTGTGGCCTTGACCCTGCGCTGGCTCCTAGGGGATCCCACATGCTGCGTGCTACTTGGGCTGGCCATGTTAGCACGGCCCTGGCTCAGCCCCTGGGTGCCCCATGGGCTGAGCCTGGCAGCTGCAGCCCTGGCACTAACCCTGCTGCCAGCACGGCCGCCCCCAGGGCTACGCTGGCTGCCGGCTGATGTGGTCTTCTTGGCTAAGCTCCTCCATGTGGGCCTGAAGATCAGGGCATGCTTGAGCCGGCAGCCACCTGACACCTTTGTAGATGCCTTCGAGAGGCGAGCACGAGCTCAGTCTGGCAGGGCAGTCTTGGTGTGGACGGGGCCCGGGGTTGGCTCAGTCACCCTTGGCGAGCTGGATGCCCGGGCCTGCCAGGCGGCATGGGCCctgaaggctgagatgggtggcCGTGCGAGCCTGTGTGCTGGGGAGCCTGCCGCCCTCCTGGTGCTGGCTTCCCAGGCCGTTCCAGCCCTGTGTCTGTGGCTGGGGCTGGCCAAGCTGGGCTGCCCAACAGCCTGGATCAACCCGCATAGCCGGGGGATGCCCCTGGTGCACTCTGTGCTGAGCTCCGGGGCCCGGGTGCTGGTGGTGGACCCAG ACCTCCGGGAGAGCCTGGAGGAGATCCTTCCCAAGCTGCAGGCTGAGAACATCCGCTGCTTCTACCTCAGTCATACCTCCCCTACACCAGGGGTGGGGGCTCTGGGGGCTGCCCTGGATGCAGCGCCCTCCCATCCAGTGCCTGCTGACCTGCGTGCTGGGATCACTTGGAGAAGCCCTGCCCTCTTCATCTATACCTCAGGGACCACTG GCCTCCCGAAGCCAGCCATCCTCACTCATGAGAGGGTACTGCAGATGAGCAAGATGCTGTCCTTATTTGGGGCCACAGCTGATGACGTGGTTTACATGGTCCTGCCTCTGTACCACGTGATGGGACTTGTCGTTGGGATCCTCGGCTGCTTAGAGCTCG GAGCCACCTGTGTTCTGGCCCCCAAGTTCTCTGCTTCCTGCTTCTGGGATGACTGTCGGCAGCATGGTGTGACAGTGATCCTGTATGTGGGCGAGCTCCTGCGGTACTTGTGTAACATGCCCCAG CAACCAGAGGACCGGACACATACAGTCCGCATGGCGATGGGCAATGGACTCCGGGCTGATGTGTGGGAGGCCTTCCAGCAGCGCTTCGGTCCCATTCGGATCTGGGAAATCTACGGCTCCACAGAAGGCAACATGGGCTTAGTCAACTATGTGGGGCGCCGCGGGGCCCTGGGCAAGATGAACTGCCTTCTTCGA ATGCTGTCCCCCTTTGAGCTGGTGCAGTTCGACATGGAGGCGGAGGAGCCTGTGAGGGATAATCAGGGCTTCTGCATCTCTGTAGGGCTAG GGGAGCCGGGGCTGCTGCTGACCAAGGTGGTAAGCCACCAACCCTTCGTGGGCTACCGCGGCCCCCGAGAGCTGTCGGAACGGAAGCTGGTGCGCAACGTGCGGCAATCGGGCGACGTTTACTACAACACCGGGGACGTACTGGCCATGGACCGCGAAGGCTTCCTCTACTTCCGCGACCGCCTCGGGGACACCTTCCG ATGGAAGGGCGAGAACGTGTCCACGCACGAGGTGGAGGGCGTGTTGTCGCAGGTGGACTTCCTGCAGCAGGTTAACGTGTACGGCGTGTGTGTGCCAG GACGCCGTGGAGGTCACGAGCACGTTCAAATTGATGAAGACCCGGCTGGTGCGCGAAGGCTTCAACGTGGGGATCGTGGTTGA
- the SLC27A5 gene encoding bile acyl-CoA synthetase isoform X1: MGVRRRLALLLLLLLLLWGLGQPVWTVAVALTLRWLLGDPTCCVLLGLAMLARPWLSPWVPHGLSLAAAALALTLLPARPPPGLRWLPADVVFLAKLLHVGLKIRACLSRQPPDTFVDAFERRARAQSGRAVLVWTGPGVGSVTLGELDARACQAAWALKAEMGGRASLCAGEPAALLVLASQAVPALCLWLGLAKLGCPTAWINPHSRGMPLVHSVLSSGARVLVVDPDLRESLEEILPKLQAENIRCFYLSHTSPTPGVGALGAALDAAPSHPVPADLRAGITWRSPALFIYTSGTTGLPKPAILTHERVLQMSKMLSLFGATADDVVYMVLPLYHVMGLVVGILGCLELGATCVLAPKFSASCFWDDCRQHGVTVILYVGELLRYLCNMPQQPEDRTHTVRMAMGNGLRADVWEAFQQRFGPIRIWEIYGSTEGNMGLVNYVGRRGALGKMNCLLRMLSPFELVQFDMEAEEPVRDNQGFCISVGLGEPGLLLTKVVSHQPFVGYRGPRELSERKLVRNVRQSGDVYYNTGDVLAMDREGFLYFRDRLGDTFRWKGENVSTHEVEGVLSQVDFLQQVNVYGVCVPGCEGKVGMAAVQLAPGQTFDGQKLYRHVRAWLPAYATPHFIRIQDAVEVTSTFKLMKTRLVREGFNVGIVVDPLFVLDNQAQSFRPLTAETYQAVCEGTWRL; encoded by the exons atggGTGTCAGGCGACGGTTggccttgctgctgctgctgctgctcctgctctgGGGCCTAGGACAGCCAGTGTGGACAGTGGCTGTGGCCTTGACCCTGCGCTGGCTCCTAGGGGATCCCACATGCTGCGTGCTACTTGGGCTGGCCATGTTAGCACGGCCCTGGCTCAGCCCCTGGGTGCCCCATGGGCTGAGCCTGGCAGCTGCAGCCCTGGCACTAACCCTGCTGCCAGCACGGCCGCCCCCAGGGCTACGCTGGCTGCCGGCTGATGTGGTCTTCTTGGCTAAGCTCCTCCATGTGGGCCTGAAGATCAGGGCATGCTTGAGCCGGCAGCCACCTGACACCTTTGTAGATGCCTTCGAGAGGCGAGCACGAGCTCAGTCTGGCAGGGCAGTCTTGGTGTGGACGGGGCCCGGGGTTGGCTCAGTCACCCTTGGCGAGCTGGATGCCCGGGCCTGCCAGGCGGCATGGGCCctgaaggctgagatgggtggcCGTGCGAGCCTGTGTGCTGGGGAGCCTGCCGCCCTCCTGGTGCTGGCTTCCCAGGCCGTTCCAGCCCTGTGTCTGTGGCTGGGGCTGGCCAAGCTGGGCTGCCCAACAGCCTGGATCAACCCGCATAGCCGGGGGATGCCCCTGGTGCACTCTGTGCTGAGCTCCGGGGCCCGGGTGCTGGTGGTGGACCCAG ACCTCCGGGAGAGCCTGGAGGAGATCCTTCCCAAGCTGCAGGCTGAGAACATCCGCTGCTTCTACCTCAGTCATACCTCCCCTACACCAGGGGTGGGGGCTCTGGGGGCTGCCCTGGATGCAGCGCCCTCCCATCCAGTGCCTGCTGACCTGCGTGCTGGGATCACTTGGAGAAGCCCTGCCCTCTTCATCTATACCTCAGGGACCACTG GCCTCCCGAAGCCAGCCATCCTCACTCATGAGAGGGTACTGCAGATGAGCAAGATGCTGTCCTTATTTGGGGCCACAGCTGATGACGTGGTTTACATGGTCCTGCCTCTGTACCACGTGATGGGACTTGTCGTTGGGATCCTCGGCTGCTTAGAGCTCG GAGCCACCTGTGTTCTGGCCCCCAAGTTCTCTGCTTCCTGCTTCTGGGATGACTGTCGGCAGCATGGTGTGACAGTGATCCTGTATGTGGGCGAGCTCCTGCGGTACTTGTGTAACATGCCCCAG CAACCAGAGGACCGGACACATACAGTCCGCATGGCGATGGGCAATGGACTCCGGGCTGATGTGTGGGAGGCCTTCCAGCAGCGCTTCGGTCCCATTCGGATCTGGGAAATCTACGGCTCCACAGAAGGCAACATGGGCTTAGTCAACTATGTGGGGCGCCGCGGGGCCCTGGGCAAGATGAACTGCCTTCTTCGA ATGCTGTCCCCCTTTGAGCTGGTGCAGTTCGACATGGAGGCGGAGGAGCCTGTGAGGGATAATCAGGGCTTCTGCATCTCTGTAGGGCTAG GGGAGCCGGGGCTGCTGCTGACCAAGGTGGTAAGCCACCAACCCTTCGTGGGCTACCGCGGCCCCCGAGAGCTGTCGGAACGGAAGCTGGTGCGCAACGTGCGGCAATCGGGCGACGTTTACTACAACACCGGGGACGTACTGGCCATGGACCGCGAAGGCTTCCTCTACTTCCGCGACCGCCTCGGGGACACCTTCCG ATGGAAGGGCGAGAACGTGTCCACGCACGAGGTGGAGGGCGTGTTGTCGCAGGTGGACTTCCTGCAGCAGGTTAACGTGTACGGCGTGTGTGTGCCAG GGTGTGAGGGTAAAGTGGGCATGGCTGCCGTGCAGCTAGCCCCCGGCCAGACTTTCGACGGGCAGAAGTTGTACCGGCACGTTCGCGCTTGGCTCCCTGCCTACGCTACCCCCCATTTCATCCGCATCCAG GACGCCGTGGAGGTCACGAGCACGTTCAAATTGATGAAGACCCGGCTGGTGCGCGAAGGCTTCAACGTGGGGATCGTGGTTGACCCTCTGTTTGTACTCGACAACCAGGCCCAGTCCTTCCGGCCCCTGACGGCAGAAACGTACCAGGCTGTGTGTGAGGGAACCTGGAGGCTCTGA
- the ZBTB45 gene encoding zinc finger and BTB domain-containing protein 45 isoform X1 — protein sequence MAAAEAVHHIHLQNFSRSLLETLNGQRLGGHFCDVTVRIREASLRAHRCVLAAGSPFFQDKLLLGHSEIRVPPVVPAQTVRQLVEFLYSGSLVVAQGEALQVLTAASVLRIQTVIDECTQIIARARAPGTSAPTPLPTPVPPPLAPAQLRHRLRHLLAARPPGHPGAAHSRKQRQPARLQLPAPPTPAKAEGPDADPSLSAAPDDRGDEDDEETDDETDGEDGEGGGPGEGQAPPSFPDCAAGFLTAAADSACEEPPAPTGLTDYSGAGRDFLRGAGAAEDVFPDSYVSTWHDEDGAVPEGCPTETPVQPDCILAGPRPPGVKTPGPPVALFPFHLGAPGPPAPPPSAPSGPAPAPPPAFYPTLQPEAAPSTQLGEAPAPSAAPTTAPSGTPARTAGAEPPTYECSHCRKTFSSRKNYTKHMFIHSGEPGRERRGRISHWRVKPKGEFSTSYRALELFCYFWVAGGLEIEPSPKCKVCGGGESPTVEQQALASVEGGPEAGLGSRSLSWPLEGWWWKL from the coding sequence ATGGCAGCTGCAGAGGCTGTGCACCACATACACCTGCAGAACTTCTCACGCTCTCTGCTTGAGACCCTCAATGGGCAGAGGCTAGGGGGGCACTTCTGCGACGTGACTGTGCGCATTCGTGAAGCTTCACTGCGTGCCCACCGCTGCGTGCTGGCGGCCGGCTCGCCCTTCTTCCAAGACAAGCTGCTGCTCGGCCACTCTGAGATCCGTGTGCCTCCGGTGGTGCCCGCACAGACGGTGCGACAGCTGGTCGAGTTCCTGTACAGCGGTTCGCTTGTTGTGGCGCAGGGCGAAGCCCTGCAGGTGCTCACAGCCGCGTCGGTACTTCGCATACAGACAGTTATTGACGAATGCACGCAGATTATCGCCCGCGCCCGAGCCCCAGGCACCTCTGCGCCCACGCCCCTGCCCACCCCTGTGCCCCCGCCACTCGCACCTGCGCAGCTGCGTCACCGTCTGCGCCACCTGCTGGCTGCGCGCCCTCCGGGGCACCCTGGTGCTGCGCACAGCCGTAAGCAGCGCCAGCCAGCGCGTTTGCAGCTGCCTGCGCCCCCAACACCTGCCAAGGCCGAGGGGCCTGATGCTGACCCCTCACTGTCCGCGGCCCCTGACGACCGTGGCGATGAGGATGACGAGGAAACTGACGATGAGACCGATGGCGAGGACGGCGAAGGTGGCGGCCCGGGCGAGGGCCAGGcacctccttccttcccagaCTGTGCTGCCGGCTTCCTCACTGCTGCTGCTGACAGCGCCTGCGAGGAGCCCCCTGCACCCACTGGCCTCACTGACTACAGTGGTGCCGGGAGGGATTTTCTTCGGGGAGCTGGGGCAGCTGAGGACGTATTTCCAGACAGCTATGTATCCACTTGGCACGACGAGGATGGCGCTGTCCCCGAAGGCTGTCCCACTGAGACCCCTGTCCAGCCCGACTGCATACTGGCTGGACCCCGCCCGCCTGGTGTGAAGACCCCAGGGCCACCCGTCGCActcttcccctttcacttgggTGCCCCCGGGCCACCCGCACCACCCCCTTCAGCACCATCAGGGCCAGCCCCTGCGCCCCCACCCGCCTTCTACCCCACACTCCAGCCCGAGGCAGCCCCCAGCACTCAGCTGGGGGAGGCCCCGGCTCCCTCCGCTGCTCCCACCACGGCCCCGTCAGGCACCCCTGCTCGCACAGCAGGTGCTGAGCCACCTACCTATGAGTGCAGCCACTGTCGCAAGACGTTCAGCTCCCGGAAAAACTACACCAAGCACATGTTCATCCACTCCGGTGAGCCAGGgcgggagaggagagggagaatcTCTCATTGGAGAGTTAAACCTAAGGGGGAATTCAGCACTAGTTACAGGGCACTGGAACTGTTCTGTTACTTTTGGGTAGCAGGGGGCCTGGAAATTGAGCCTTCCCCCAAGTGCAAGGTATGTGGGGGAGGAGAAAGTCCCACTGTGGAGCAGCAGGCACTGGCTTCTGTGGAGGGGGGTCCTGAGGCCGGGTTGGGAAGCAGGAGCCTGTCCTGGCCTTTGGAAGGGTGGTGGTGGAAACTTTAG
- the ZBTB45 gene encoding zinc finger and BTB domain-containing protein 45 isoform X2: MAAAEAVHHIHLQNFSRSLLETLNGQRLGGHFCDVTVRIREASLRAHRCVLAAGSPFFQDKLLLGHSEIRVPPVVPAQTVRQLVEFLYSGSLVVAQGEALQVLTAASVLRIQTVIDECTQIIARARAPGTSAPTPLPTPVPPPLAPAQLRHRLRHLLAARPPGHPGAAHSRKQRQPARLQLPAPPTPAKAEGPDADPSLSAAPDDRGDEDDEETDDETDGEDGEGGGPGEGQAPPSFPDCAAGFLTAAADSACEEPPAPTGLTDYSGAGRDFLRGAGAAEDVFPDSYVSTWHDEDGAVPEGCPTETPVQPDCILAGPRPPGVKTPGPPVALFPFHLGAPGPPAPPPSAPSGPAPAPPPAFYPTLQPEAAPSTQLGEAPAPSAAPTTAPSGTPARTAGAEPPTYECSHCRKTFSSRKNYTKHMFIHSGEKPHQCAVCWRSFSLRDYLLKHMVTHTGVRAFQCAVCAKRFTQKSSLNVHMRTHRPERAPCPACGKVFSHRALLERHLAAHPAP, encoded by the exons ATGGCAGCTGCAGAGGCTGTGCACCACATACACCTGCAGAACTTCTCACGCTCTCTGCTTGAGACCCTCAATGGGCAGAGGCTAGGGGGGCACTTCTGCGACGTGACTGTGCGCATTCGTGAAGCTTCACTGCGTGCCCACCGCTGCGTGCTGGCGGCCGGCTCGCCCTTCTTCCAAGACAAGCTGCTGCTCGGCCACTCTGAGATCCGTGTGCCTCCGGTGGTGCCCGCACAGACGGTGCGACAGCTGGTCGAGTTCCTGTACAGCGGTTCGCTTGTTGTGGCGCAGGGCGAAGCCCTGCAGGTGCTCACAGCCGCGTCGGTACTTCGCATACAGACAGTTATTGACGAATGCACGCAGATTATCGCCCGCGCCCGAGCCCCAGGCACCTCTGCGCCCACGCCCCTGCCCACCCCTGTGCCCCCGCCACTCGCACCTGCGCAGCTGCGTCACCGTCTGCGCCACCTGCTGGCTGCGCGCCCTCCGGGGCACCCTGGTGCTGCGCACAGCCGTAAGCAGCGCCAGCCAGCGCGTTTGCAGCTGCCTGCGCCCCCAACACCTGCCAAGGCCGAGGGGCCTGATGCTGACCCCTCACTGTCCGCGGCCCCTGACGACCGTGGCGATGAGGATGACGAGGAAACTGACGATGAGACCGATGGCGAGGACGGCGAAGGTGGCGGCCCGGGCGAGGGCCAGGcacctccttccttcccagaCTGTGCTGCCGGCTTCCTCACTGCTGCTGCTGACAGCGCCTGCGAGGAGCCCCCTGCACCCACTGGCCTCACTGACTACAGTGGTGCCGGGAGGGATTTTCTTCGGGGAGCTGGGGCAGCTGAGGACGTATTTCCAGACAGCTATGTATCCACTTGGCACGACGAGGATGGCGCTGTCCCCGAAGGCTGTCCCACTGAGACCCCTGTCCAGCCCGACTGCATACTGGCTGGACCCCGCCCGCCTGGTGTGAAGACCCCAGGGCCACCCGTCGCActcttcccctttcacttgggTGCCCCCGGGCCACCCGCACCACCCCCTTCAGCACCATCAGGGCCAGCCCCTGCGCCCCCACCCGCCTTCTACCCCACACTCCAGCCCGAGGCAGCCCCCAGCACTCAGCTGGGGGAGGCCCCGGCTCCCTCCGCTGCTCCCACCACGGCCCCGTCAGGCACCCCTGCTCGCACAGCAGGTGCTGAGCCACCTACCTATGAGTGCAGCCACTGTCGCAAGACGTTCAGCTCCCGGAAAAACTACACCAAGCACATGTTCATCCACTCCG GGGAGAAGCCGCACCAGTGCGCCGTGTGCTGGCGATCCTTCTCGCTGCGCGACTACCTGCTGAAGCACATGGTCACGCACACCGGCGTGCGCGCCTTCCAGTGCGCCGTTTGCGCCAAGCGCTTCACGCAGAAGAGCTCACTCAACGTGCACATGCGCACTCACCGGCCCGAGCGCGCGCCCTGCCCCGCCTGCGGCAAGGTCTTCTCGCACCGCGCGCTGCTGGAGCGCCACCTGGCCGCGCACCCTGCGCCCTGA